The following proteins are co-located in the Malus sylvestris chromosome 13, drMalSylv7.2, whole genome shotgun sequence genome:
- the LOC126595528 gene encoding protein IQ-DOMAIN 19-like — protein MGKTGKWLKSILKGKKDKEKDPTNQNCSVASHENPTTPISNSSQTTPKEKKRWSFRRSSATAASAVPTTPPPMHMTTLESENYEQKKHAMAMAAATAAVADAAVAAAQAAAAVMRLTAAANEKAGASEEAAAIKIQSVFRSYLARKALCALKGLVKLQALVRGHLVRKQAKATLRCMQALVTAQARARAQRIQMVEDENTVNPRHSTPRRSLQENRSRHTYNEIDRGMEENIKIVEMDLGESKGILKSRNSSYSNHSLTERTEQHRFSTQYAPNQAYSNQETYQQVSPAPSVLTDRSPGACSAHFENSFGTAQSSPQCYSAMSKIDPSRAPFAFPRPDYGDPLSYDYPFPNYMANTQSSKAKARSQSAPKQRPIDTVERPPSRPRRTSMEGRNIPRAMRMQRSSSHVSSTAQNYQYPWYMKLDRSTVSLKESECGSSSTVLTNTNYCSSLVAYDAHGNRY, from the exons ATGGGGAAGACAGGCAAATGGCTTAAAAGCATTTTGAAAGGGaagaaagacaaggaaaaagaccCCACAAATCAGAATTGTTCTGTTGCAAGTCATGAAAATCCCACCACTCCAATCTCCAATTCTTCACAGACAACGccgaaagagaagaagagatggAGTTTTCGAAGATCATCAGCCACAGCAGCATCAGCAGTGCCCACCACACCACCACCAATGCACATGACCACATTGGAGTCTGAGAATTATGAGCAGAAAAAGCACGCCATGGCTATGGCGGCAGCTACGGCCGCGGTTGCTGATGCGGCTGTGGCTGCTGCTCAAGCCGCAGCTGCTGTGATGCGGCTAACAGCAGCCGCCAACGAGAAGGCCGGTGCAAGTGAAGAAGCAGCTGCAATAAAAATTCAATCCGTCTTCCGTTCATATTTG GCAAGAAAAGCACTGTGTGCATTGAAGGGACTAGTGAAGTTGCAGGCACTGGTAAGGGGTCACCTGGTGAGAAAACAGGCCAAAGCTACTCTAAGGTGCATGCAGGCATTGGTGACGGCTCAGGCTCGAGCTCGGGCTCAGAGGATCCAGATGGTCGAAGACGAAAATACTGTCAATCCTAGACATTCCACCCCAAGAAGATCTTTGCAGGAAAATCGGTCCAGGCATACGTATAAC GAAATTGACAGAGGAATGGAAGAAAACATTAAGATTGTGGAGATGGATCTTGGTGAATCAAAGGGAATTTTGAAGAGCAGAAATAGCAGCTATTCAAATCACTCACTAACAGAAAGAACAGAACAACATAGATTTTCCACTCAGTATGCACCAAATCAAGCATACTCAAACCAAGAAACCTATCAGCAGGTCTCCCCGGCTCCATCAGTGCTGACTGATAGGAGCCCCGGAGCCTGCAGTGCACATTTTGAGAACTCTTTTGGCACAGCGCAAAGCAGCCCTCAGTGCTATTCTGCCATGTCCAAAATTGACCCCTCAAGAGCTCCATTCGCTTTCCCTAGGCCGGATTACGGAGATCCCTTGTCCTATGACTACCCATTCCCAAATTACATGGCCAACACACAATCTTCAAAGGCAAAAGCCCGGTCTCAGAGTGCACCGAAGCAAAGGCCTATTGATACAGTTGAGAGGCCTCCAAGCCGTCCGCGGAGGACATCAATGGAGGGAAGGAACATCCCAAGGGCTATGAGGATGCAGAGGTCATCTTCCCATGTGAGTTCAACTGCTCAGAATTATCAGTACCCTTGGTATATGAAGCTGGATAGGTCCACAGTTTCACTCAAAGAAAGTGAGTGTGGCTCCAGCAGTACTGTGCTCACAAACACCAACTACTGCAGTTCTCTTGTTGCATATGAT gCACATGGAAATAGGTACTAA